The Thermoanaerobaculia bacterium nucleotide sequence TTGAGCGGATAAAGAAGGAAGTCGATCCCGTGGGTCTGGATGTTTCCATACACGGAGACAATGCTGAAACTCACGATGAACTCACTCAAATTCCGGGTTCTTTCAACCGGCTTCTCCGCCATCTCCAGCTTTTCAGCGAGAGCGGTCTGAGTGTCACCCTGCGGTGCCCGATTACCCGCCTGAACCAGGATCAGATCGAGGGGATCCTGGAGATCGGGGACCGCCACGGCATGCGGGTGAAGTTCAGTCCGGAGATCACCTATCGGGACGACGGAGATCGATCACCCAGAAACCTGGCACCGGATAGAGAAAGCGTTAACCGCTACTATCAAATTATGCGACAGAGGGCTTCACGTGGCATCGAGTTTGTTGATGAAGAGTCGACCGATGAGAACCGGGAAAACCTGACGACCCGTTATAACTGCGGCGCGGGAACGGGAAGCCTGACGATCGACCCTTACGGGGAGGTTCTGCCCTGTGTGGCATGGCGGAGGGGGCTGGGAAATATCCGGGAAACCTCCTTGAGGGAGATCTGGGCCAGCTCGCTGGAACTGGCCCGGGTCCGAAGGGACAATGAAGCCGCCCGAAAGTTTCACGTGGATCATCAAGATAAGATCGGGGGTATCGTTTACTGCCCTGGGAGGGCAGAGCAGGAAAGCGGAAGCCCCTTGACTTTATATGAGGATGCCGTTACAATGTCCGTTGCCGTGCGAGCGGCGAACCCGTCAGAGGAGGAAGTGTCATGAAAAAGAAAGACTATGTGAAGCCTGAGATTATCCATACAGAACCCATCGAGGGAATCGCGGGTGCCTGTGGTGGTGGAAAAGCCCATTCCGGCACCTGCCAGGCTGGCCCGATCGCATCCTGACCTGAATGCCGCGTGGGGGAAGAGATGATTCCCCGGATGATCCGTCTCTCGATGACCTGCTACCGGAGATTTACAGGTTCGCCCTCTACCTCACCGGTGATCCCCACGACGCAGAGGATGTAACCCAGAACGTCTGCTTCAAATTTCTCAAGTACCGAAAATCCTACGACCCCCGAAAAGGGGGTCTTAAAGTTTATCTTCAGCGCCTGACCGTCAATGAATCCAACACCCTCTTTTCGCGAAAGAAGAAGAAAATTCCAGAGGATTACCCTGTGTGGGAGTCCGAACCGGAATCCCGCATCAATGAGCGTATGGAGGAACGAAACACCGCAGCCGTGATTCTCTCTCTCCTGGTGGACCTCACCGAGAGGGAGCGGGAAGTGTTCGTCATGCGGGAGGTCATGGATATGGACTACCCGTTAATTGCGGAAGTCCTGCAGGTATCTCCCGTAACTGTGCGAAGGTTTTACAGCCTGGCCCGGCAGAAGCTGAAAGAGTTACTTCTGACCCGGTTTCCCGAATACCGGCATTTGATGAACGAGTAGCCTGACGCTCAGTGACCGGCGTGGGCATCCTCCTTCAGATAGGAAGCCCGAAAGCTCTTCAGCAGATTCTTCAGGTCCGCCACGGGATCGGGATCTGTCGTCTGCTTGGCCTTCATGGCGGCCACGATGATTTTGTGCAGTAGGGAGAGCTGGTCCTGGTAGATTTTGACGGCGGCAGGATCCTCGGTTGCGGGAACCTTGATCCGCTGGGCCAGGAAGTACTCGGCCGCCGTATCCTGAATCTTTTGGGCGTGATCTTCCTTGGTCTGAACCCAGCGGACAATCTGGTTGTAGTTGGGAGATTCGGCCTTGCTCAGATCGCTGATCTGCATCATGGCTTTTTCAATCGTGGCAATGTCTTCTGCCATGAGATCCAGGCGAAGTGCATCGCCGTAGATCCCGCAGGGTACCTGGCAGTGAGCCATGCCTGCTGCGGGAAGAAAAACCAATATCCATGCTGCAGTGATAAGAAGTACTTTTGATTGAATTGACATAAAACCTCCTGAGATAAAAGATGGGGGGTGATGTGAGGGAGAGATTAGAAAAAATCACTCTCGATATAAATTTCATCTCCTTCAACTGAGACAGTAAACGATTCAATGGGTGAAACGGCGGGAAGGGAGAGAGCGTTTCCCGTTCGGATATCGAATCGTGCGCCGTGGTAGGGGCATTCCACCTCGGTACCTTCCATAATCCCGTCTGCGAGGGATGCATCGGCATGGGAACAGGTATCGGAAACGGCATAGAAGGTTCCCTCGATGTTGGCTATTAAAACGGGTTCTCCATCAACCTGGAACCGGTGCTTGGAACCGGGAGGAACGTCCGTAATACTGCATACCTTATGTTTCATCGATCGACCCTCCTTCCTGTCCCAGGTGTTTCACCAACGCCATCTTAAGAATCTTATACGCCAGGAGAGCGCACTTCAATCGTACCGGACCGAGGGGTATCCCGAGAATCCCCAGCATCTCCTCTTTAGACATCGCAAGGATTTCTCGGGCCGGACGGTTCATGATCTCAGCACAGAGCATATCCGCCGCCGCCTGAGAGATGGCACATCCATGGCCGTGAAAGGTACACGCGCGGATCAGGCCCTCGGAATCAATTTCCAGGTCAAGCGTAAGGTCGTCTCCACAAAGAGGATTGGCATCGTGCTGACGAACCGTGGGACAGGTAAGCTCCCCCTTGTGCCGGGGGTGCTGATAGTGGTCCATAATTGTCTCACGATAGAGGGGATCCATCAGGCCGCTCCAAGAAAGAGACGTCGAACGTTCTTCAATCCTTCTTCCAATCGTTCGAGATCTTCAATGGTGTTATAGCAGCCCATGCTGATTCGAGCGGTTGCCTGGATGCCCAGGTGATCGTGAAGGGGCTGGGCGCAATGGTGTCCGGCCCGTATGCAGATGCCATCGTGCCCGAGAGCTCCTGCGATATCGTGGGGATGTACCCCCTCAAGAGTGAACGCAAGGACACCGGTTCGATTGTCCGGCCCGGGGCCGTAAAGAGTAATTCCGGGCAGGGGGGAAAGGCGGTTCCATGCATTTTGAATCAGACGATGTTCATGAGATCGAATCTCTTGTAGTCCGATGGTTGTAACATAATCAAGGGCGGAGGCCAATCCGACTGCCTGGGCGATAGGAGGAGTTCCGGCTTCAAATTTATAAGGGGGAGAGGCGAATGTGGTTCGATCGACATGGACCTCGGCAATCATCTCTCCTCCAAAGAGAAAGGGAGGGAGATCCTCCAGAAGATCGTGTCGACCATAGAGGACACCAATGCCTGTGGGACCATAGATCTTGTGGCCGGAAAAGGCAAAGAAGTCGACTTCCAGGTCGCGGACATTCACCTCCATATGGGCAATCGCCTGGGCTCCGTCCACGACCAGAAGGGCTCCGTGTTCATGAACCAGCCTTGCCAGGTCCCGTATGGGCATTGTCGATCCCAGGACATTGGAAACCATTGTACAGGCCAGGACTTTGGCTCCCTTGACCAGGGCCTGTTCGACCTGCTTCAAAGGGAGTGTGCCGTTTTGGTCAACGGAGAGCACCGTGAATGGGTTTCCATTCTGCAGGGCCAGCTGCTGCCACGGTACGAAGTTGGAATGGTGCTCCGCCACGGTAACGGCAACGCCGTCTCCCGGTTGCAGATGGTGACGGATAAGGCTCGATGCGACAAGGTTCAGAGCTTCAGTTGTGGATCGAACAAAGATGGTTTCCTCCGGATTCGCACCCAGAAATGCAGCGGCCGTCGATCGAGCCGCTTCATATCGCTCCGTCGCAGCTTCAGAGAGCGGGTACACACCCCGATGAACGTTCGCATAGGTTGTTTCGTAGAATTCACGCTCAGCATCAAGGACGACGAAGGGTTTCTGAGTGGAGGCTCCACTGTCGAGATAAACCAGGGAAGAGTCTCGGAATGCGGGAAAGTCTTCACGCCACATTCGAATCTCCTTTGTAGTTTCCCCGCGCCAGGACGGGAGCAAGAAATCCTTCCACCAGGAACTCCTCGGCCTGCTGGCGGGTCAATCCGCGGGACTGAAGATAGAACAATGCGGCTTCATCAACACTCCCTACCGTGGCACCATGGCCGGCTTTCACGTCATCGGTGTCGATCATGAGTTTCGGAATGGAATCGGCGCGGCTGCGTTCGGAAAGAAGCAGATGCCGGGATGTAAAGTACGTATCTGAACCGGGGCTCGTACGGGGAATGGAGGTTAAACCGTGGTGAAGACTGTACCCTCGTTCGTAGACCACGCCACGACCCTCAATCCTTGAACGACAGGATGGGCTGGTGTGATCTGCTCCAAGAAGTGCATCGACGTGACCACGTCCCCGTACCACGTCAATGAAGAGAGTATCCAAATCCGCATGGTCTCCCGCAAGGGTGGATGTCTCTTCATATTTGAAGAGTTGATGAGTTTCGAGAAATGTGGTCAGTTTCAGCGATGCACCGGAATTCAGACGATTGTGCGCTACTGAAAACGCAGTTCCTGAGGGAGTCCACTGTCGGCGGAATGTGAGGGAAGAGTCCGATCCGAGATGAAGGAAGGAAGCTGCAAGAAGTTGGCCGTTTTCTCCCCCGCTCAGTGACTCACTCAGAACCACACGGCTGCCCTCACCGATCAGCACAACGCATCGCATGGCATGGTATTGCCCGGATGGGACCGAAAGAGAGATCTCCACAGGTTTCTCCGGCGATAATCCAGATTCAACGATCAGGACGTATCCAATCCTCGCTTCCGCATGAATCAGGGCGGAGAGCCCGGATTCCGAAAGTCTGTCTGATGGGATACCGGTGCTTCGGCCGGAGAGGAACTTCAGGCCTTCCTTGAGAGGCAGTACGTGAATGCCGGAAACTTCCGCCCCGGTTGCATGGAATGTGAATTCGCGGGACAGCTCCTCCGGATGCGGAAGGGTGAATCGATCCGGCCGGGTTCTACGCCACAGTTCATTGGCAGGATGGGGAAGTTGATATGTCATCAGCCTACGCTCCCTTCCATCTGTAACTGGATCAGCCGGTTCATTTCAACGGCATATTCCATCGGAAGTTCCCGCACGATCGATTCCACAAATCCCGATACAATCATGGCCCGGGCCTCTTCTTCGGGAATTCCCCGGGAAGCCAGGTAAAAGAGCTGGTCTTCCGACACTTTGCTGACACTGGCTTCATGCTCCACATAGGATGTAGAATTGCCGACCTCCATATAGGGAAAGGTGTCCGAAGAACTGCTCGGGTCCAGGATCAGGGCGTCACATTGGACATTAACCCGTGAACCTGATGCTTCCGGATGGATCTTGACGAGCCCCCGATAAGAGGAGCGACCTCCATGAAGACTTACCGATTTTGAGGTGATGGTGGATGTCGTATCCGGGGCCACGTGGGTCACTTTGGCTCCGGCATCCTGATGCTGGTTCTTTCCGGCCATGGCCAGAGAGAGGATGTCCGCTCTGGATCCGCGGCCTTTGAGAATTACAGCAGGATACTTCATGGTTGTTTTACTTCCCAGGTTGCCGTCCACCCAGATCATGGTCGCATCCTCCTCGGCCACGGCACGCTTGGTGACAAGGTTATAGACATTGGAGGACCAGTTCTGGATTGTGGTGTACTGAACACGTGCACCCTTTTGAACGATGATTTCGACCACGGCAGAGTGAAGAGAATCTCGAGAGTAGATCGGAGCCGTGCACCCCTCCACATAGTGGACACTGGATCCCTCACCGGCAATGATCAAGGTCCGTTCAAACTGTCCCATGGCCTCGGCATTGATTCTGAAATAGGCCTGCAGGGGCACGTCGATGTGAACACCCGCCGGAACATAGATAAAAGATCCTCCGCTCCAGACCGCTGAATTCAGGGCGGCGAATTTATTGTCTTCGGGTGGAATGACCGACCCGAAGTATTTCCGGAACAGGTCCGGGTGTTCGCGAAGGGCTGAATCGGTATCCAGAAAGATAACGCCCTGCTCTTCCCACGACGCCTTCAGGTTATGGTACACAACTTCGGATTCGTACTGGGCTCCGACGCCTGCGAGAAATTTTTTTTCAGCTTCCGGAATGCCCAGCCGGTCAAAGGTTTCTTTGATTTCCTCGGGAACTTCTTCCCAGGTATGCTTTTGCCCGGATGGCTTGATGTAATAGTGGATTGCATCAAACTCGATCGAGGAGAGGTCGGCTCCCCACGTGGGCATAGGCTTGGAATGAAAAATGTCAAGAGCCCGAAGTCTGAAATTGAGCATCCACTCGGGTTCGGCTTTTCTCTTTGATATTTCGATGACGGTGTCGCGGGTGAGTCCGGGACGGGATTTAAACTCATATCGTTCCGGAACGTGAAATCCGTATTTGTATTCGTCGGTTACGAGAAGATCATCGCGTGTCGTCATGAGGCCGCCTCGATCTCCGCATAGCCCCCCTGCTCCAGGGTTTCGACCAGATCCTCTCCTCCAGAACGGACAATTCGTCCTTCCTTCATGATATGGACACGATCGGGCCGGATC carries:
- a CDS encoding SufD family Fe-S cluster assembly protein — encoded protein: MTYQLPHPANELWRRTRPDRFTLPHPEELSREFTFHATGAEVSGIHVLPLKEGLKFLSGRSTGIPSDRLSESGLSALIHAEARIGYVLIVESGLSPEKPVEISLSVPSGQYHAMRCVVLIGEGSRVVLSESLSGGENGQLLAASFLHLGSDSSLTFRRQWTPSGTAFSVAHNRLNSGASLKLTTFLETHQLFKYEETSTLAGDHADLDTLFIDVVRGRGHVDALLGADHTSPSCRSRIEGRGVVYERGYSLHHGLTSIPRTSPGSDTYFTSRHLLLSERSRADSIPKLMIDTDDVKAGHGATVGSVDEAALFYLQSRGLTRQQAEEFLVEGFLAPVLARGNYKGDSNVA
- a CDS encoding superoxide dismutase [Ni] — translated: MSIQSKVLLITAAWILVFLPAAGMAHCQVPCGIYGDALRLDLMAEDIATIEKAMMQISDLSKAESPNYNQIVRWVQTKEDHAQKIQDTAAEYFLAQRIKVPATEDPAAVKIYQDQLSLLHKIIVAAMKAKQTTDPDPVADLKNLLKSFRASYLKEDAHAGH
- a CDS encoding iron-sulfur cluster assembly scaffold protein produces the protein MDPLYRETIMDHYQHPRHKGELTCPTVRQHDANPLCGDDLTLDLEIDSEGLIRACTFHGHGCAISQAAADMLCAEIMNRPAREILAMSKEEMLGILGIPLGPVRLKCALLAYKILKMALVKHLGQEGGSIDET
- a CDS encoding SufS family cysteine desulfurase, with the translated sequence MWREDFPAFRDSSLVYLDSGASTQKPFVVLDAEREFYETTYANVHRGVYPLSEAATERYEAARSTAAAFLGANPEETIFVRSTTEALNLVASSLIRHHLQPGDGVAVTVAEHHSNFVPWQQLALQNGNPFTVLSVDQNGTLPLKQVEQALVKGAKVLACTMVSNVLGSTMPIRDLARLVHEHGALLVVDGAQAIAHMEVNVRDLEVDFFAFSGHKIYGPTGIGVLYGRHDLLEDLPPFLFGGEMIAEVHVDRTTFASPPYKFEAGTPPIAQAVGLASALDYVTTIGLQEIRSHEHRLIQNAWNRLSPLPGITLYGPGPDNRTGVLAFTLEGVHPHDIAGALGHDGICIRAGHHCAQPLHDHLGIQATARISMGCYNTIEDLERLEEGLKNVRRLFLGAA
- a CDS encoding non-heme iron oxygenase ferredoxin subunit translates to MKHKVCSITDVPPGSKHRFQVDGEPVLIANIEGTFYAVSDTCSHADASLADGIMEGTEVECPYHGARFDIRTGNALSLPAVSPIESFTVSVEGDEIYIESDFF
- a CDS encoding radical SAM protein, whose amino-acid sequence is MSRSLNEVVSRAWENHVLLSLMLELTYACELKCQFCYNDRKRRGRILTFGKYEEILKDARDLGCLYLTLTGGEPTLSKDFFRIGALAKVLRYAVRIKTHGSFMDSSLIERIKKEVDPVGLDVSIHGDNAETHDELTQIPGSFNRLLRHLQLFSESGLSVTLRCPITRLNQDQIEGILEIGDRHGMRVKFSPEITYRDDGDRSPRNLAPDRESVNRYYQIMRQRASRGIEFVDEESTDENRENLTTRYNCGAGTGSLTIDPYGEVLPCVAWRRGLGNIRETSLREIWASSLELARVRRDNEAARKFHVDHQDKIGGIVYCPGRAEQESGSPLTLYEDAVTMSVAVRAANPSEEEVS
- a CDS encoding sigma-70 family RNA polymerase sigma factor, with the protein product MPRGGRDDSPDDPSLDDLLPEIYRFALYLTGDPHDAEDVTQNVCFKFLKYRKSYDPRKGGLKVYLQRLTVNESNTLFSRKKKKIPEDYPVWESEPESRINERMEERNTAAVILSLLVDLTEREREVFVMREVMDMDYPLIAEVLQVSPVTVRRFYSLARQKLKELLLTRFPEYRHLMNE
- the sufB gene encoding Fe-S cluster assembly protein SufB: MTTRDDLLVTDEYKYGFHVPERYEFKSRPGLTRDTVIEISKRKAEPEWMLNFRLRALDIFHSKPMPTWGADLSSIEFDAIHYYIKPSGQKHTWEEVPEEIKETFDRLGIPEAEKKFLAGVGAQYESEVVYHNLKASWEEQGVIFLDTDSALREHPDLFRKYFGSVIPPEDNKFAALNSAVWSGGSFIYVPAGVHIDVPLQAYFRINAEAMGQFERTLIIAGEGSSVHYVEGCTAPIYSRDSLHSAVVEIIVQKGARVQYTTIQNWSSNVYNLVTKRAVAEEDATMIWVDGNLGSKTTMKYPAVILKGRGSRADILSLAMAGKNQHQDAGAKVTHVAPDTTSTITSKSVSLHGGRSSYRGLVKIHPEASGSRVNVQCDALILDPSSSSDTFPYMEVGNSTSYVEHEASVSKVSEDQLFYLASRGIPEEEARAMIVSGFVESIVRELPMEYAVEMNRLIQLQMEGSVG